The segment gaaatgaaacaagacatcatgttttatattgaatCATGGCGAGTCACCTTCATGGAAAGCTGTCATGCtacttaaaatatcaaatttacaGTATGGCAAATAACCGACTAAAATCATTCCCATGTGCAAAAAgctatttatttgaatgtatttcaGGCCAAACGCTCACAATTTGATAACAATTAAATATTGCAATTTCTGAGAGGACAAGGaggcagaaagaaagaaaatactaTGACTAAGATGTGCCAATTGCACATGTTTAAATACACCTACTACATCTAAAATGAGTACaaagttcttgaaaaagaaGTTCATATGTGAATGATCATGCCTTGGTATACAGTTGTGATGAGTAAACTAAATCTGCTTCCTATAAACTTCTCTATCCAACGAAATACTGACCATTCAAAAATCTTTAAGGTCCATTTGAAACTGATTCATGaattaatgtgttaaaaatgtaaacaatacaaAGATATATTGTTATATTCCCACATAATGAGAATCACGATGTTCTGTCAGACACATCAATACTGTTGCAAATGTTTAACCATgatctttaaaaacaataaagttgCGTAAATTCACAATTTAGCCAGATGCAAATATGGTTTAAGTTGCTATCTAGTGTCTAGACAAATaatatactaaataaaaaatgaacttcgCGAGAGTCGATGTTGACAGATCCCACGTGTTGTATTTCAGTCGTGACACCATGACATTCTCCTCATGCGATTTTAATGGCGCAATGAAGGACTGATAGACACATCGACCGCAAATCTTTAACATGACAGTTTTTCTAAAGAAAATCAGCTTTTGACGTGCACGACACAAGGTAACGAAAACGCCGTGTTTTGTAATGGAAAATTACACCTTTAACGTACGTTACCGGTCAATGTCACAATCCACGCGCGTTGCCCTCGTGATAAGCTAACGTTACATGTTTGAATCACTGTATCATAAAACTATACTTAGTTACATTGATGACGGACacagattttgtttaaaagcaaacaGGGTGCATGTACACGCTGGTGGAATCGTGGGTGACCACGTAAATGTGTCGTGCGGAAAGGCTGCAGTCTCATTTGCTGATGTAAAAAGGGGAAACAGTATTTCGTCACGAACAACAAGCTATACATTGACACTGCAAGTCTACAACGTCTGTAACCAAGCGACGCCGTATAGAGTATAATGTAAAGGATAATACATCCATCGAATGTGTCTAAGCTGcgatttaaataaagttgttgTTGAAATACTCAACGTAGCACCGTCTGCTACAAGCGCGCGATGTGTTTTAAGCGACCTTGTCATTCAATATTTTCAGCCATCACTACCTTAACTTACCTTTGCCGGAGTTCATCCGATGAATAATGGATGTTGAAAGCTTTAGCCTGTCGCTACAGATCAGACCACCCCTCCTATCCTTGACATCACAGTAAAGGTTGCCTTCCGAATGTATAATCGATTCACATTTTACATGTGCTTCTGACGTCACGCTCAAACGTCACCACGCTTCTTCCTCAAGCGATGCTCAATATTGCTTAATCTTTTCTTCTATTTGACtgatctgtttattttatacacaaaaaaacGACGTAGGTGTAAGTATAAAGTAGTCTTTACAGCTGTTTATTGACtcttatatgtatataaataaatctagaatgttttaattaaaatgacttgaaaagTAATTATCTTActattttattctgtaaataatacgaatatataataaatatgtccTGTAGCATAAcagcaaacatgtttaaattaaagatAAATCTCTATTTTGcctctttatatttatattttgctgttACACCATAGGACCAAGACACATGTAAggtacattatttattttattatatctacATTCATTATTGTtcatatataaaacacacacacatttggaattttcattctttaataaaaatattgaacaaCATAGTATTGAATAATTACATTTGaacatgtaatttattttgaGGGAAACCCATGCTTTAACTGAACGTTCAGTTAAAACAGCACATAGAAAGACTCCTTTTGGATTGAGAACACTGGTAGAGTAACCATCACAACACAGTCCGGCATAAACCCAATAGGATTTTCCAAAGAGAAGCATCGAAAAGAAGTCCAAACCAAGAGTTTTTTATAGATCAGTTAAGTTTTCTGATAACTGTGTTTATGTCTTCAGCTCTGGGTCCGGGGTTTCCAACATCTTTCATTAAGCCAACTTGGTCTCTAGCAGCATGCCGAGGTACTGACAGATTAAATGGCCACAAGAAGTTATTTACAACCCTGAAGGATTTTCCAGCACAGTAAAGTTCATGAATAAGGTCCTCCAAACAGATGATCCCATGCTCGCCTGAGGATTAAACAGGCCATTCAGTCTATATAACTTCACTGACATTGAAATTTATCAAAACTAATTCTTTATACCATGTCAGAAAACTAAAGATCTGCGTTTTCAAGACACTATTTACCATGTTCATTAAAGATACTTACCCAGATGTTTCTCAATTAGTGTATTGTCGGTAAGAGGAACTTTTTTCTTATTAACCTTTCCTTGTCCCCTTTTCAGGATGAGCTCCCGGACAGATTTCAAGTTGGGAAACCTAttagtcaaataaaaatgtaatgagacATGAGCGAATAAATTATGACTGAAAAGTAACTAAACACAGTGCAAACAGATGATAATCTCTTACCCCCACGCAACATAGGGCTCCACAGTCTTAAGCATTTTTATAGACGTCTTGCTGACTTTGACAAAGGTTCCACTGAAGATCTTCCTCAACCTCAGCATCTGAATGACCTCCCTCACTTTGGGGCTAATACCTTTGATCCTAAAAAGAACCATAAGCAAAGATTAAACCCTGCCAAAACCTACAAGTGGGTGACACTATATTCCAATTTAAATAAGTCAACTACACATATTATAAAACAAAGctgcattttaatataaacagtGCAAAAGTAGACCATACTCTTTGATGCGGACAGCAAATGCCAGTTGTTGCTTAGCTGGTGGCATGGCAGGCGGAGGTCGTTTTTGTAGCCTTGCCAGTCGAGTCTCATCTCGCTGACgctttttgctgtttttaagaaCATCTTCCAAGCGCTTAAACTTTATTGGAATTCCCTTTTGTACCTTTAAAATTTAAGACAATATCAGTCTTGTTCTGAAcaattgtattattcattttactATTAACAGAAGCATATTTCACGTAATAAAGTCTTACTTTTCTTTTCTGCTGTAATGCAAGTTTAGCTTGATTTGCTTTGATGGCCTGATAGGCTTTGCGTTTCTTGAGAAGGTTCTCAGGAACGAGCTTGATTACTCTCCCACTTCTAAACAGATAAAAAAGATCATCAGTGagaaatattcatattatttgaaTTCATTTCATTAACAAATTTCTGATGTAAAAGATTGGAGGCACAGAGATTGATGTAGCTGTGAAGGCGGGTGGAATGAAGATGTTATCTTCACCTCCACAGAAGAAGAAAATCAATCTGACAGGACTCACAAATGTTCACAGACGACTTTTTGAAATAAAGCTTTATAATGTTCatgtttgatcatttattttaatcgaATACATCAATCGAGCCACTGTGAAGGACATCTTATGTGTCTTATTTCACCACACAAATAAAGGAAGCTTCCTGAGTCGTGAGCAAGGGGTACAGGTGTACCCTTCCCCTGCATCCTAAAGGGGTGGAGCTAAGGACATTAGGAAAGGAAATGGGGACACATTAAATAAGAAATGAGAAGCAAGCTCCCTGTTTTGAGTGGTTTCTACAGCTGTAAAAACAGAATATGAGGATAACAGCAACAAGACAACATTGATAGGTGATGTAATTGTTATTTCATCTGGAATTATACATCTTTGGAAATATTTGGGATAATGCAAGAACACAAGTGAACAAAATATAACACTGTGCTAGTGGTTTTGTGGTACTTTAATAGAAAACCTTGAGTCATAACAGATGGAAAATTAAAGATGCTTTGCCTAGaaatcattacatttatgaatttgcacagagttttatccaaagtgacttaaaatCAATGTACTAATTACCAGTATATATGAACCCTAGCAATAGAACACACAACCTTTGTACCACTTATGCAACGGACTAAAAGTAGTCTTTGGTGCTCCTGGGTAGTGCTTGTTTACATCTAGCTAAATGGTCGTCATTTTATGCTTACAACAATTTCAACATGAGGTTTATAAACAAGGGTCAGCTGTTCTATATAACATTCTGATCGCTTTCCCTTCCAAAGTgatcatccctatgccctactccctttaAAGAGTAAAAAGCTCACGAT is part of the Triplophysa dalaica isolate WHDGS20190420 chromosome 13, ASM1584641v1, whole genome shotgun sequence genome and harbors:
- the rpl7l1 gene encoding 60S ribosomal protein L7-like 1, encoding MAEPGSGRVIKLVPENLLKKRKAYQAIKANQAKLALQQKRKVQKGIPIKFKRLEDVLKNSKKRQRDETRLARLQKRPPPAMPPAKQQLAFAVRIKEIKGISPKVREVIQMLRLRKIFSGTFVKVSKTSIKMLKTVEPYVAWGFPNLKSVRELILKRGQGKVNKKKVPLTDNTLIEKHLGEHGIICLEDLIHELYCAGKSFRVVNNFLWPFNLSVPRHAARDQVGLMKDVGNPGPRAEDINTVIRKLN